CTCAGCTTCGGGCCGCCGGCCCAGTCCGGCTCGGCGATATGCAGGTAGGCCAGGCCGCGCCTGGTGAACTCGCGCGCCAGGTACAGCGCGCTCTCCTCCGGCTCCTCGTCGGCGATGTCGTGGCCGGCGAAGTGCGGCGACAGGCGCACGCCCACCCGGTCCGGACCCAGCTGTGCCACCACCGCGTCCACCACTTCCAGCGGGAAGCGCGCACGGTTTTCCAGCGAGCCGCCGTACTGGTCCTCGCGCTGGTTGCTGTTGGTCGACAGGAACTGCTGCAGCAGGTAGCCGTTGGCCGCGTGTACCTCGACCAGGTCGAAGCCGGCGCGGTCCGCGCGGCGCGCTGCCTGCGCGTACTGCCCGACCACGCCCGGCAGCTCCTCGAGCTTCAGTGCCCGCGGCAGCGAGGTCGGCTCATTGCCGGCGCTGCCGTCCGGGCGCACCACGAAGGCGTTGGCACCTTCCGCGACCAGCGGCGAAGGCGCCACCGGCGCCGCGCCGTCCGGCTGCAGCAGGGTGTGCGAGATGCGGCCGACATGCCACAGCTGCGCCGCCATGTGGCCGCCGCGCGCATGCACCGCGTCGGTCACCCGGCTCCAGCCGGCCTCCTGCGCATCGCTGTACATGCCCGGGGTCCAGGCATAGCCCTTGCCCTGCGGCGAGACCTGGGTCGCCTCGGACACGATCAGGCCGGCACTGGCGCGCTGGGCGTAGTACTCGGCATTGAGCTCGGTGGGCACGTCGCCCGGCTGGCCGGCGCGCGAGCGCGTCAGCGGCGCCATGAACACGCGGTTGGGCAGGCGCAGCGAGCCGAGGTCGAGGGGGGAAAGCAGGCGTGAAGTCATTGGGGGTCTTCTTTGTAGTAATGGGGGGAAGCAGTCGGCCGGGGTTGGCTCAACCGTGGCGCTTGCGGTGCCGGTCCAGGGTGCGCTGCACCCGCTCCAGCGCGTGCAGCACCTCGCGGCTGAAGCCGCCAGGTTCCAGCTCGCGCACGGCCGAGTGCGCCGCGCACACGATCCGGGTATCGGCCCAGTCCGCCGCCAAGCCTCGGGCCCAGCAGGCATAGGCATCGGCGGCGCCGGCATGTGCGCCCAGGGCGCGGCCCAGCATCGGGTGCATGCGCAGCCCGGACTGCGGCAGCACCCGGCCCAGCACGCCCGGAGCGGCCATGACGTTGAGGGTGTCGTCCACATGGACGATGGACGAGGCGCGGTGGCGCACCAGCACCGAGGCCACGTGTACCCGTTCGTCCAGGCAGACGAAGTCCACGCCGTCGGGCACCGAGAGGTCGAACACGTCCTGCAGCGGATGGTGCACGTGGTCCCACAGTTCGACCGGCGCCTCGGCCCACGGCAGCGAAGGCGCCACGTGGCGGTGGCGCAACGTCCCGTACAGCAGGGCCGAGGGGAACAGCCGGTGGGTCGCCTCCACGTGCAGGGTGTGGAACGGATGCACGTGCACCACCGCCTCCACCTCCGATCCGCCGGCGGTCAGCTGCAGCAGCGCCTCGCGCTGCCCCCTGCCGAGCGGCGCACCGTCCACCACCACGAAGCGGCCATTCGGCCGCCGCACGACGGACATGTGCGTGCCCACGTTGATGATCCCCGCGACCCGCTGGGGCGCACGGATGTTCCAGAAATCCTTGGCA
This genomic interval from Pseudoxanthomonas suwonensis 11-1 contains the following:
- a CDS encoding alkene reductase — protein: MTSRLLSPLDLGSLRLPNRVFMAPLTRSRAGQPGDVPTELNAEYYAQRASAGLIVSEATQVSPQGKGYAWTPGMYSDAQEAGWSRVTDAVHARGGHMAAQLWHVGRISHTLLQPDGAAPVAPSPLVAEGANAFVVRPDGSAGNEPTSLPRALKLEELPGVVGQYAQAARRADRAGFDLVEVHAANGYLLQQFLSTNSNQREDQYGGSLENRARFPLEVVDAVVAQLGPDRVGVRLSPHFAGHDIADEEPEESALYLAREFTRRGLAYLHIAEPDWAGGPKLSDRFRAQLREAFGGVLVFCGGYTAERAEDLIASGVADAVAFGRPFIANPDLVERFAKGAPLNEPDPSTFYGGGAHGYTDYPTLGD